In Bacillus sp. FJAT-45037, the following are encoded in one genomic region:
- a CDS encoding sigma-70 family RNA polymerase sigma factor, giving the protein MQGVSFEEILSQYEPLIKGQLKKLNLYRSHDHFYQIGVCALWEAYLKYEEGRGSFAAFAMYTVRGHMLMELRRQRTYDERFVLQDQQVSTDFVVPAPSEDVINEHDPLAELAPYLHLLSERERLWVREAIIYEKKLSEIAAEQGVSKNTVSSWRKTALKKMREVIATLE; this is encoded by the coding sequence ATGCAAGGCGTGTCGTTTGAAGAAATTTTGTCTCAATATGAACCACTTATTAAAGGGCAACTTAAAAAGCTCAATCTCTATCGTTCTCATGATCATTTTTATCAAATTGGGGTTTGTGCATTATGGGAGGCTTATTTGAAATATGAGGAAGGTCGAGGATCGTTTGCTGCTTTTGCGATGTATACGGTGCGTGGTCATATGTTAATGGAGCTGCGCAGGCAGCGTACGTATGATGAGCGTTTTGTGTTGCAAGATCAACAAGTGAGTACGGATTTTGTCGTTCCTGCCCCTTCCGAGGACGTCATTAATGAGCATGATCCGTTAGCCGAACTAGCACCGTATCTTCATCTATTGTCCGAGCGCGAACGGCTTTGGGTGCGGGAGGCGATCATTTATGAGAAGAAGCTCAGTGAAATCGCAGCCGAACAAGGCGTCTCGAAAAATACCGTCAGCTCTTGGCGGAAAACTGCGTTGAAGAAGATGCGAGAGGTAATTGCGACGTTGGAGTGA
- a CDS encoding YecA family protein, whose translation MSQTTDQERVLAAMEELTALSAVQKRKRKSFFDNLSVPFTLKEGLSSLTKAELDSIRKRLDIKRASTLNKTNLIELFMKEIPERAESVYSIWDHERFNLLEKMLKNGGQVSIGELEFEQIEYLRATGFIFTATYNNQHVLALPKEFMEQLQFLRQDDDVWSTIRQNTEWTKLTHGLLYFYGVLTPDELFKLVEKYTEGVDCRSSFNKVIFDAMDYHEEFHVDKNGFSHYRVIDSDQVVQEQRMRESLNLYPFTKAQLIEAGSPDYVDRNKSYRQFVTFLKKEYHLEQEDADILAADCVDGVNMGHLPQELLEYLQTDIEIESLESLQKVMDNLIHLMNNTRQCFLKGYTPSELAAEEKKSMRPLPTQTGNVIDFQSRQKVGRNDPCPCGSGKKFKKCCGN comes from the coding sequence ATGAGTCAAACGACGGATCAAGAACGGGTTTTAGCGGCAATGGAGGAGTTAACAGCGCTGAGTGCAGTTCAAAAAAGGAAGAGAAAAAGTTTTTTTGACAATTTGAGTGTACCTTTTACGTTGAAAGAGGGATTATCAAGTTTAACGAAAGCGGAACTGGATTCGATTCGTAAGCGACTTGACATTAAGAGAGCTAGTACCTTAAATAAGACAAATTTAATCGAACTATTTATGAAAGAGATTCCTGAACGAGCAGAGTCAGTGTATTCAATATGGGACCATGAGCGATTTAATTTGCTAGAGAAGATGCTCAAAAATGGTGGACAGGTTTCGATCGGGGAGTTGGAATTTGAGCAAATTGAGTATCTCCGCGCTACGGGATTCATTTTTACAGCTACTTATAACAATCAACATGTGCTCGCTCTTCCTAAAGAATTCATGGAGCAGCTACAATTTTTGAGACAAGACGATGACGTGTGGTCAACGATTAGACAAAATACCGAATGGACCAAACTGACTCATGGATTGCTGTACTTTTATGGGGTGCTGACTCCCGACGAATTGTTTAAGTTGGTTGAGAAATATACAGAAGGTGTCGACTGTCGCTCTTCTTTCAATAAAGTGATTTTTGATGCGATGGACTACCACGAAGAATTTCATGTCGATAAGAATGGATTCTCACATTACCGTGTCATTGATTCTGATCAAGTCGTTCAGGAGCAACGCATGAGAGAGAGCCTCAACCTTTACCCGTTTACAAAAGCACAGTTAATTGAGGCTGGTTCACCTGATTATGTGGATCGCAACAAAAGCTATCGACAATTTGTTACTTTTCTAAAAAAGGAATATCACTTGGAACAAGAAGATGCCGACATCCTCGCTGCTGATTGTGTCGACGGGGTTAATATGGGCCATCTCCCACAAGAGTTGTTGGAATACTTACAGACGGATATTGAAATCGAGAGCCTCGAATCACTGCAAAAGGTAATGGACAACCTGATTCATCTCATGAACAACACCCGTCAATGCTTCCTAAAAGGTTATACCCCAAGCGAACTAGCTGCTGAGGAAAAGAAGTCGATGCGACCACTCCCAACTCAAACAGGCAATGTCATTGACTTTCAATCAAGACAGAAAGTTGGACGCAATGACCCATGTCCATGTGGAAGTGGAAAAAAGTTTAAGAAGTGTTGTGGAAATTGA
- the rpsN gene encoding 30S ribosomal protein S14, whose translation MAKKSMVARQKKREKIVAQYAEKRRELKEKGDYVALSKLPRNSSPTRLNNRCEVTGRPRGYLRKFKLSRIKFRELAHKGQVPGVKKSSW comes from the coding sequence ATGGCTAAAAAATCAATGGTCGCGCGTCAAAAAAAGCGAGAAAAAATCGTCGCACAATATGCAGAAAAGCGCCGTGAGCTAAAGGAAAAGGGAGACTACGTAGCACTCTCAAAGCTGCCGCGTAATTCATCTCCAACAAGATTGAACAATCGCTGCGAGGTGACAGGACGCCCACGCGGATATTTGCGGAAATTCAAGCTATCCCGCATTAAATTCCGTGAACTGGCACATAAAGGACAAGTACCAGGCGTGAAAAAATCAAGCTGGTAG
- a CDS encoding competence protein ComK translates to MKKIIHETYDINPHTIALLPAYQPDCDTIVLEGQQTIYVREPALTMIKRACIEGGATYDGRRLAVAELTRAQNKVPISVDTTNQIYAFPTHSPSKLECIWIFYHHVKSFETNVDQPTKTIVHFHETNSLIADVSYPTFERQMQRTAYCMVKLSYLAPTKGGFTPLSMNRYSSF, encoded by the coding sequence ATGAAAAAAATAATCCACGAAACGTATGACATTAACCCGCACACGATTGCCCTCCTGCCTGCTTATCAACCTGATTGTGACACGATCGTCTTAGAGGGTCAGCAAACCATTTATGTACGCGAACCAGCTCTAACGATGATCAAGCGCGCGTGTATTGAAGGCGGCGCAACTTATGATGGGCGACGATTAGCTGTCGCTGAACTAACTAGAGCTCAAAATAAAGTACCGATCTCAGTCGACACAACGAACCAAATTTACGCGTTCCCGACTCATTCCCCGAGCAAACTCGAATGCATCTGGATTTTCTACCACCATGTGAAATCCTTTGAAACCAATGTCGATCAACCTACAAAGACTATCGTACATTTTCACGAGACGAACTCTCTCATCGCCGATGTCTCGTACCCAACCTTCGAACGACAAATGCAGCGGACCGCTTATTGTATGGTGAAGCTTTCCTATCTAGCACCGACTAAGGGTGGGTTTACACCTTTATCTATGAACCGATATTCTTCCTTTTAA
- a CDS encoding Fic family protein, with protein MTYDKLDKVFYKRGNDLYKDELDKRLHSYGSYLTSLSINGFRKGKVMNELFQLFYVNIHPLMSLNNNVLMNSSKISSLIARLPSFVIEPYFHKLIVNEAQSTNEIEGIRSTKKQLKEVLGDVLKSEKDSKHFNGLMKTYLFIGQIKPFKELSSFRDLYDNLVSDEIDKENEPDGELFRKGHVEIHDGTKTTHVGVRSEIKILESLHALVNFLDDEQHPALYRYMVAHYYYEYIHPFYDGNGRTGRLLVCSYLYRYLERYSAITFSYAVNKNKTKYYKALEEIPSPLNKGEMTFYLIDMLELLVSGQEGIIEDLESNLSKMERIKGFFEEKKWLERGEESDVLRIMTYLSIFVDENVTISVAELMDLSAKSRYKVNQIMDNLQEDGCVSLVSQRPKGYKVTDAFLDGILVY; from the coding sequence GTGACGTATGATAAATTAGATAAAGTTTTTTATAAAAGAGGAAATGATTTATATAAGGATGAACTCGATAAGAGACTGCATAGTTATGGTAGTTATTTAACGAGCCTCTCGATCAATGGTTTCAGAAAAGGAAAGGTCATGAATGAGTTATTCCAGTTATTTTACGTAAATATCCATCCTTTAATGTCTTTGAACAACAACGTGTTAATGAATAGCTCAAAGATTTCATCACTTATTGCGCGACTCCCTTCATTTGTTATTGAACCCTATTTTCACAAACTGATTGTCAACGAAGCTCAGAGTACCAATGAGATCGAAGGAATTCGTAGTACGAAGAAACAATTAAAAGAAGTGTTAGGGGACGTCCTCAAATCTGAAAAGGATAGCAAGCACTTTAATGGGTTGATGAAAACATACTTATTTATTGGTCAGATTAAACCATTTAAGGAGCTATCAAGCTTTAGAGACCTTTATGACAATCTAGTATCCGATGAAATTGATAAAGAGAATGAACCGGACGGAGAATTATTTAGAAAAGGACACGTGGAAATTCATGATGGAACAAAGACCACCCATGTAGGTGTTCGTTCAGAGATCAAGATTTTGGAATCACTACATGCATTGGTTAATTTCCTTGACGATGAACAACACCCAGCGTTATACCGTTATATGGTAGCCCATTACTATTATGAATACATCCACCCTTTCTATGATGGAAATGGCAGAACCGGACGTTTATTAGTATGCAGTTATTTATATAGGTATTTAGAGAGGTATTCAGCTATCACCTTCTCGTATGCAGTCAATAAAAACAAAACGAAGTATTACAAAGCACTTGAAGAAATTCCATCTCCGCTAAATAAGGGAGAAATGACATTTTATTTAATTGACATGCTAGAGTTACTTGTCTCAGGGCAAGAAGGCATTATTGAAGATTTGGAGTCTAACTTGTCTAAAATGGAACGGATTAAAGGATTCTTTGAAGAAAAAAAGTGGCTAGAGCGCGGCGAAGAATCTGACGTATTAAGAATTATGACTTATCTCAGTATATTCGTCGATGAAAACGTGACGATTTCAGTCGCAGAACTGATGGATCTTTCTGCTAAATCAAGGTACAAAGTTAATCAAATTATGGATAACTTACAAGAAGATGGCTGTGTATCATTAGTCAGTCAACGTCCGAAAGGGTATAAAGTAACCGATGCTTTTTTAGACGGTATATTAGTTTATTAA
- a CDS encoding trypsin-like peptidase domain-containing protein has product MFCPDCGSELKQRSAHCPNCGKKRQTSKSKSTILLALFLVLSIGGGFVWFDGPKSLFNQPSIDTVQPLATHVEKADESRTVNTEPAAVVKVEQPKEETLRQLTEIIADAQENVFTIHTTYSQGSGFLYNESGIVVTNAHVVEGSIDTSVKTMTGSEHEGKVIGYSNETDVAIIKVPDFIGRTPSKIAYEDSALIGEPVIALGSPLGLENTASMGYVTGVNRDFVIDTFVYSNLYQISAPISPGSSGGPLLAQDTEEIIAINSAKDTRDSAIGFSIPIHTIHSLIEGWITQPMTEEEVYSQFYYSDGLYFFDNLWDYYDGGFFDGGDYSSDSSYFEYWDYDYEYWYDDYEYEDYEYIDDYDYEEDYHYFDDYDYDEDYEYFDDYDYEENYEYFDDYDYEIDYEYFDDYDDEEDWEVESFQSDEELEETEDTSTY; this is encoded by the coding sequence ATGTTTTGTCCCGACTGTGGCAGTGAATTGAAACAGCGATCTGCCCATTGTCCAAATTGTGGAAAAAAACGTCAAACAAGTAAATCAAAATCTACAATATTACTAGCACTTTTTCTTGTTCTATCCATCGGTGGTGGTTTCGTTTGGTTTGATGGCCCAAAATCTCTTTTCAATCAACCATCAATCGATACGGTCCAACCTTTAGCGACACACGTGGAGAAGGCAGATGAATCTCGTACAGTCAACACGGAGCCTGCTGCTGTTGTTAAGGTCGAGCAGCCGAAAGAAGAAACGTTACGACAATTAACGGAAATTATTGCGGATGCACAAGAGAATGTTTTTACGATTCATACAACCTACAGTCAGGGTTCCGGATTTTTATATAACGAAAGCGGAATTGTCGTTACGAATGCACACGTTGTGGAAGGTTCTATTGATACATCAGTAAAAACGATGACTGGTTCTGAGCATGAAGGCAAGGTTATTGGTTACTCCAACGAAACAGATGTTGCCATTATTAAAGTTCCTGATTTCATAGGGCGAACTCCTTCTAAGATTGCTTACGAGGATTCGGCACTTATTGGTGAGCCAGTAATTGCGTTAGGCAGTCCACTCGGTTTAGAAAATACGGCATCAATGGGCTATGTAACCGGAGTAAATCGTGATTTTGTGATCGATACTTTTGTGTATTCTAACTTGTATCAGATCTCTGCACCGATCTCACCAGGGAGTAGCGGTGGCCCGTTACTAGCGCAAGACACAGAGGAAATTATTGCTATTAACTCTGCTAAAGATACGAGAGATTCTGCCATTGGTTTTAGTATCCCTATTCACACCATACATTCGTTAATTGAAGGCTGGATCACACAACCGATGACAGAGGAAGAAGTTTATTCACAATTCTACTATTCTGACGGCTTATATTTCTTTGATAATTTATGGGACTATTACGATGGTGGATTTTTTGATGGTGGAGACTATTCCTCGGACTCTTCTTACTTCGAGTATTGGGATTATGACTATGAATACTGGTATGACGATTATGAGTACGAAGACTACGAGTATATTGATGACTATGATTATGAAGAAGACTATCACTACTTTGATGATTATGACTACGATGAGGATTATGAGTACTTCGATGACTATGACTATGAAGAGAACTATGAGTACTTTGATGACTACGACTATGAAATAGACTATGAGTACTTTGATGACTATGATGATGAAGAGGATTGGGAAGTGGAAAGTTTTCAATCCGATGAGGAATTAGAAGAAACTGAAGATACCAGCACTTATTAG
- a CDS encoding S-layer homology domain-containing protein: protein MGATEFKPQNSITRAEAARVVSMFRLK, encoded by the coding sequence GTGGGGGCGACAGAATTCAAACCACAGAACTCAATTACTCGCGCAGAAGCAGCTAGAGTCGTTTCAATGTTTAGATTGAAATAA
- a CDS encoding nuclease-related domain-containing protein produces the protein MLSFILIILLFLCLFVLPKWLKYQASTYKDETGYTFWQTVSDKGTYGEFVTYTYLEKLGGNRKILANVYLKKKDGTTTEVDLIFICETGIYVVESKNYSGWIFGDERRKNWTQTLPNKRKYPFFNPVWQNAAHLNAIQSTLEVEDHLLHSYIVFSKRCTLKNIHVTTPRVEVMKRNELLKVLSTERQISAPVLTNFQINQYYYKLKAFTKADQATKVRHMQDVQRKISGR, from the coding sequence GTGCTATCATTCATCTTAATAATTCTGCTTTTTCTTTGTCTGTTTGTATTGCCGAAATGGTTAAAGTATCAGGCTTCGACCTATAAAGATGAGACAGGCTATACTTTTTGGCAAACGGTATCGGACAAGGGGACGTACGGGGAGTTTGTAACTTATACATATCTTGAGAAACTAGGAGGAAACCGGAAGATCCTAGCCAATGTCTATTTAAAGAAAAAAGACGGTACGACAACAGAAGTTGACCTGATTTTCATCTGTGAAACGGGTATCTATGTCGTAGAGTCGAAGAATTATAGTGGATGGATCTTTGGAGATGAGCGCAGAAAGAATTGGACCCAGACACTACCGAACAAAAGAAAATATCCTTTTTTCAATCCGGTCTGGCAAAATGCGGCTCACCTTAATGCGATTCAATCAACGCTCGAAGTAGAAGATCATCTTCTTCATTCGTATATTGTCTTCAGTAAACGATGCACGTTAAAGAACATTCACGTAACAACACCTCGTGTAGAAGTGATGAAAAGAAATGAACTACTTAAGGTTCTATCCACAGAACGCCAAATCTCAGCTCCAGTCCTGACTAATTTTCAGATCAATCAGTACTACTATAAGCTGAAGGCCTTTACTAAAGCAGATCAAGCGACAAAGGTCAGACATATGCAAGATGTGCAAAGGAAGATTTCAGGTAGGTAA
- a CDS encoding class D sortase codes for MNKRIVITCLSLVLLAGGIWFTTTNAYNFVKGYWLYKSSQEVVVSKPAEEISKEQELDLEVEQEESYSHVQYPLRPEIGDSMGELVIPTLNATLPIYHGTHEDELEKGVGHFEGSVLPGEANNSVLSGHRDTVFRKLGEVEKGDLLIVRTGAGEFTYKVRRTRVVDKEDRTVIVPKPRAMLTVSTCYPFDFIGAAPERYVLQADLIDTKTAVAH; via the coding sequence ATGAATAAAAGGATCGTCATCACATGTCTATCACTTGTCTTGCTAGCAGGGGGGATATGGTTTACTACAACCAATGCTTATAATTTTGTAAAAGGGTATTGGTTGTATAAAAGTAGTCAAGAGGTCGTTGTTTCAAAACCGGCTGAAGAAATTAGCAAAGAACAAGAATTAGATCTAGAAGTAGAACAAGAAGAGTCATATTCTCATGTCCAATATCCGTTACGACCTGAAATAGGCGATAGCATGGGGGAATTGGTCATCCCGACACTCAATGCGACACTCCCGATCTACCACGGGACACACGAAGATGAATTGGAGAAGGGTGTTGGACATTTCGAAGGCAGTGTCTTACCCGGTGAAGCTAACAACTCAGTCTTATCAGGGCATCGAGATACAGTCTTTCGAAAGCTAGGGGAAGTAGAGAAGGGTGATTTACTCATTGTGCGAACAGGAGCTGGTGAGTTTACGTACAAGGTGAGGCGGACGAGAGTAGTGGATAAGGAAGACCGCACAGTTATCGTTCCAAAACCACGAGCGATGCTCACCGTGTCAACCTGCTATCCCTTTGACTTTATCGGAGCGGCACCAGAACGGTATGTTCTCCAAGCAGATTTAATTGATACAAAAACAGCCGTAGCACATTAG
- a CDS encoding processed acidic surface protein yields MKKLLTVLLTLALLFTMLPISVLALEESDPNFNKFLRDIGWEKKDYLHYLESKGYSLEDFDSVKWLGTPLSEEAVQSIQEKYELTREELNELLVEFGDIEEGEDVLDGEYLIFVEELDEWVDYYISGGWEGTIINDINLQELLDEYGFESLEEFEAFLYENGDAISNYDYIEDLDWAVYMYMYGDDLWNEEDLIEELNSVFAEIGLTKDEINRLLEHLETLDMEEDVFIDRLLQLSDRLIAIEEFDSLDNLTAEQIAELLSIFKEMLDLFELDVQFFLVKDDEKNSISMSTLMKMTTTNGFDLLIEIYNKQGSFLADILLTADMFGSEIINEAGSDLKKVTETATKSDLKAKEKPKTQVGQTQKGARLPDTATNYGNYTLLGVTMLVAGAFLFRRRKAVRS; encoded by the coding sequence ATGAAAAAGTTGCTTACTGTGTTACTAACACTAGCGTTACTTTTTACTATGTTACCGATCTCTGTATTGGCTCTGGAAGAAAGCGATCCGAATTTCAACAAATTTTTAAGGGATATTGGATGGGAAAAGAAAGATTACCTTCATTATCTAGAGAGTAAAGGATACTCGTTAGAAGATTTTGATAGTGTGAAGTGGTTAGGCACTCCTTTATCAGAAGAAGCGGTTCAAAGCATTCAGGAAAAATATGAGTTAACTAGAGAAGAACTAAATGAACTCTTAGTGGAATTTGGTGATATAGAAGAAGGAGAAGATGTGCTTGATGGAGAGTATCTGATCTTTGTAGAAGAGTTAGACGAATGGGTGGACTATTACATATCGGGTGGATGGGAAGGTACGATTATTAATGACATTAACTTGCAAGAACTCCTTGATGAGTATGGTTTTGAATCATTAGAAGAGTTTGAAGCATTTTTATATGAAAATGGAGATGCTATCAGCAACTATGACTATATTGAAGACCTTGATTGGGCTGTCTACATGTATATGTACGGTGATGATTTATGGAATGAAGAAGATTTAATAGAGGAACTGAACTCTGTCTTCGCGGAAATTGGGTTAACTAAGGATGAGATTAATCGATTATTGGAACATCTGGAAACATTAGATATGGAAGAAGATGTATTTATCGATCGTTTGCTTCAATTATCAGATCGCTTAATAGCAATTGAAGAGTTTGATTCATTAGATAATCTTACAGCGGAACAGATTGCAGAGTTACTCTCTATTTTCAAAGAAATGCTAGATTTATTCGAACTTGATGTGCAATTCTTCTTAGTGAAAGATGACGAAAAGAATTCCATATCCATGTCGACATTAATGAAAATGACAACAACAAACGGGTTTGACTTGTTAATCGAAATCTATAACAAGCAAGGCTCTTTCTTAGCAGATATATTGTTGACGGCAGATATGTTTGGATCGGAAATCATTAACGAAGCAGGAAGTGACTTGAAGAAGGTGACAGAAACAGCGACAAAGTCTGACTTGAAAGCGAAAGAAAAGCCTAAAACACAAGTCGGGCAAACACAAAAAGGGGCAAGGCTACCAGATACGGCCACGAACTACGGCAACTATACATTACTAGGGGTAACGATGTTAGTAGCTGGAGCATTTTTGTTTCGTCGAAGAAAGGCTGTTCGCTCGTAG
- a CDS encoding acyl-CoA thioesterase, with amino-acid sequence MHINPFNFSHQIRVRYSEIDGQKIVFNAHYLTYIDVAVTEYYREVIGSNWLELAEKNIFDLVLRKMTLDYLSPARLDDLLDIHCRVVKMGTSSMNCEFAIKRGDELLIQAEAVQVCFDLQTGKSKPIPEDIKERIREFEGLSISVE; translated from the coding sequence GTGCATATCAATCCATTTAATTTTTCGCATCAGATTCGAGTTCGTTATTCAGAGATTGACGGGCAAAAGATCGTCTTTAATGCTCATTATCTAACTTACATTGATGTCGCGGTGACAGAGTATTATCGAGAGGTTATTGGTTCAAACTGGCTCGAGTTAGCAGAGAAAAATATTTTTGATCTCGTCTTAAGAAAGATGACACTGGACTACCTTTCCCCAGCCAGGCTAGATGATCTCCTTGATATTCATTGCCGTGTCGTTAAAATGGGAACCTCGAGCATGAATTGTGAGTTTGCCATTAAAAGAGGGGATGAGCTCTTAATTCAAGCTGAAGCCGTTCAAGTTTGCTTTGATCTTCAAACAGGAAAGTCAAAGCCTATTCCAGAGGATATCAAAGAGCGTATCAGGGAGTTTGAAGGGTTATCGATATCCGTTGAATAG
- a CDS encoding VanZ family protein: MLVKHRWSWVSVLLWMALIFYLSHQPAAESSALSGGVMESIVAVVEIIFPTIQQHLDTFHFFIRKGAHFFAYFILGLLVIHALRGGRLNGYRRVLLALTICVLYAISDEVHQLFISGRSGEVTDVLIDSAGASVGIALYLIAKTIKRKRLQQQLREVNK, translated from the coding sequence ATGCTTGTTAAACATAGATGGTCGTGGGTGAGTGTCCTTCTTTGGATGGCGCTGATCTTTTATTTGTCACACCAACCGGCAGCAGAGTCGTCGGCGTTAAGCGGTGGGGTCATGGAGTCGATCGTGGCAGTTGTTGAAATTATCTTTCCAACCATTCAACAGCATCTCGATACATTCCATTTCTTCATCCGAAAAGGGGCGCATTTCTTTGCTTATTTCATCTTAGGGCTGCTAGTGATCCATGCCTTAAGAGGTGGTCGCCTCAATGGGTATCGCCGAGTGTTATTGGCTCTAACCATTTGTGTGCTTTATGCGATCTCAGATGAGGTTCACCAGTTATTTATTTCAGGTCGAAGTGGAGAAGTAACCGATGTGTTGATTGATAGTGCGGGGGCTAGTGTCGGAATTGCGTTGTATCTGATCGCCAAAACCATAAAGAGAAAAAGGCTACAGCAGCAACTAAGGGAGGTGAATAAATGA
- a CDS encoding AEC family transporter, with the protein MNIFLEVVFPVLLVFLIGYGVQKWKRIDIKAISTVAIYIMTPCLVFRTFYTAELDMQYLYMVVFSAILLTSIIIINKIYAKLKKFPQSIENGLILSTAFMNSGNYGAPIILFAYGNMGFAYSVSFLVLQAIIMNFFGVYYAAKGKAGIKVAIKSVLAMPATYAVIVALLLKPLNWEIPNNLFLTVDIIAEATVPTVMVILGMQLAHIKWDNFSWGHITYGVVVRLILSPIIAFIIVSLLPIDPLLAKVLIVSAAMPSAATIVIYAVQFNSEPKLVSSITLITTLVSILTITLLLAILG; encoded by the coding sequence ATGAATATATTTTTAGAAGTTGTATTTCCTGTACTGCTTGTTTTTTTGATTGGATATGGAGTTCAGAAGTGGAAACGCATTGATATTAAGGCTATTTCAACTGTGGCTATTTATATAATGACTCCATGCCTTGTGTTCAGAACATTTTATACAGCAGAATTAGATATGCAATATTTATATATGGTAGTATTTTCAGCGATTCTATTAACTTCTATTATTATCATTAATAAAATATACGCTAAACTAAAGAAGTTTCCACAATCTATTGAGAATGGCTTGATTTTATCAACTGCCTTTATGAATTCAGGAAATTACGGGGCACCAATAATTCTTTTTGCATACGGTAATATGGGATTCGCTTATTCGGTTTCTTTTCTAGTCCTACAAGCAATCATTATGAACTTTTTTGGCGTTTATTATGCAGCTAAAGGGAAGGCTGGAATTAAAGTTGCCATAAAATCAGTATTGGCAATGCCAGCAACTTATGCGGTCATAGTTGCATTACTCCTCAAACCGTTAAACTGGGAAATACCAAACAATCTTTTTTTAACAGTAGATATTATTGCAGAAGCTACAGTCCCTACCGTTATGGTGATTTTAGGAATGCAATTAGCTCATATTAAATGGGATAATTTTAGTTGGGGACACATTACATATGGAGTAGTAGTACGGTTAATACTCTCGCCGATTATAGCTTTCATTATTGTCAGCTTACTGCCGATAGACCCATTGCTCGCAAAGGTATTGATAGTGTCAGCTGCTATGCCATCAGCCGCTACTATTGTAATCTATGCAGTACAATTCAATTCAGAGCCAAAACTAGTTTCAAGTATTACCTTAATAACTACATTAGTTAGTATTCTTACAATCACATTGTTACTCGCAATTTTAGGTTAG
- a CDS encoding fructose-bisphosphatase class II → MYHKRHSLTVAACVPRWKLLHAPDMYMIKIAVGPKAKGCIDFNDTLSYNMKKVTKAIGKGVREVTVMIQDRLSNYERTCRGVRT, encoded by the coding sequence ATTTACCATAAAAGACATTCTCTTACTGTTGCAGCATGTGTCCCGCGTTGGAAGCTGCTTCATGCTCCAGATATGTATATGATAAAGATAGCAGTAGGGCCAAAAGCGAAGGGATGTATCGACTTCAATGATACGCTTTCGTATAATATGAAAAAGGTGACCAAAGCTATTGGAAAAGGCGTCAGAGAAGTAACGGTCATGATTCAAGATCGGTTGTCCAATTACGAAAGAACGTGCCGAGGAGTTAGAACTTGA
- a CDS encoding heavy-metal-associated domain-containing protein, whose product MSEIDFMQTVTLQVEKMSCGNCLDTVKAVIEGLDGVEKIRSVHYLMAN is encoded by the coding sequence TTGAGTGAGATCGATTTCATGCAAACTGTAACCTTGCAAGTGGAGAAAATGAGCTGTGGTAATTGCTTAGACACAGTGAAAGCAGTAATCGAAGGATTAGACGGAGTAGAAAAAATTCGATCTGTTCATTATTTAATGGCAAACTAG